One segment of Hemitrygon akajei chromosome 15, sHemAka1.3, whole genome shotgun sequence DNA contains the following:
- the neurog1 gene encoding neurogenin-1: MECSYSDYENSELAFPLTDEEDSVSFIIASPLSSASNPSAELLAAQTPSSDCERPDDPRDKKRKPRGRSKANPQASLHLVKRSRRTKANDRERNRMHNLNSALDNLRGVLPTFPDDAKLTKIETLRFAHNYIWALSETLRLADQCVDGGRKQVMLPSYLKTVDPPSPGSDAGSWVTTPSPSPATTCASSPASPSTSEDYAYKRQSDSIFTFRTIQKDFLNDVSCFNDYH; encoded by the coding sequence ATGGAGTGCTCGTATTCTGACTATGAGAACAGCGAGCTTGCTTTCCCGCTGACAGATGAAGAAGATAGTGTAAGTTTCATCATTGCTTCACCTTTATCGTCAGCGAGTAACCCTTCAGCGGAGCTGCTGGCCGCGCAGACGCCTAGTTCAGACTGTGAGAGACCAGACGATCCCAGAGACAAGAAGCGCAAACCAAGAGGCCGGTCGAAAGCAAATCCTCAAGCCAGCCTTCATTTGGTGAAGAGGAGTCGGAGAACTAAGGCCAACGACCGAGAAAGGAACAGGATGCACAACCTGAACTCGGCCCTGGATAACCTCCGCGGGGTCCTGCCAACTTTTCCCGACGACGCCAAACTCACAAAGATTGAAACTCTGCGATTTGCTCATAATTACATTTGGGCTCTGTCTGAAACGCTAAGGTTGGCCGATCAGTGTGTGGACGGCGGCCGGAAGCAAGTGATGCTGCCCAGTTACCTGAAGACGGTCGACCCTCCTAGTCCGGGCAGTGACGCGGGTTCATGGGTGacaacaccttccccatcacctgcaACTACTTGTGCTTCCAGCCCTGCTAGTCCCTCCACCTCAGAGGACTATGCATATAAAAGACAATCTGACAGCATCTTTACATTCCGCACTATACAGAAAGATTTCCTCAATGATGTGTCCTGTTTCAATGATTACCATTGA